In a single window of the Zonotrichia leucophrys gambelii isolate GWCS_2022_RI chromosome 2, RI_Zleu_2.0, whole genome shotgun sequence genome:
- the LPIN2 gene encoding phosphatidate phosphatase LPIN2 isoform X2: MNYVGQLAGQVLVTVKELYKGINQATLSGCIDVIVVRQQDGTFQCSPFHVRFGKLGVLRSKEKVIDIEINGDAVDLHMKLGDNGEAFFVQETEEENEKVPAYLATSPIPTEDQFFKDTDSHLKSGENERTCANSEIPHSGETETVFTPGSVKKKKRRRKKYKQDSRKEDQISSAGTEDIFEMEISSDDEKSVQPLRGSSNSSPKGEEQKESLIYHSKDHYPLSDGDWSPLENPFSEQVCPKSDSELEVKPAESLLRSESHMEWTWGGFPESTKISKKEKLEHCRTATITPSEKTHFRVILSSDEVEDDDDVKDSVCTVLKPEPRTHPLLKQMDVKDSLASAIIEPQLPLPMDGDHQSRILIDPLPETKPTAKTDSPSKKKGVHKRSHHQGPDDIYLDDLKALEPEVAALYFPKSDSDPGFRQWTESDTLSGSQSPQSVGSAAADSGTECMSDSAMDLPDVTLSLCGGLNENGEISKEKFMEHIITYHEFAENPGLIDNPNLVIRIYNRYYNWALAAPMILSLQVFQKSLPKATVESWVKEKMPKKSGRWWFWRKKESMTKQIPEAKEGKTETQRANELPATIKEQVNSRPPEDDSSSDEASQELKESLKMDSAPAEHPPHGNVPSYKKSLRLSSDQIAKLKLRDGPNDVVFSITTQYQGTCRCAGTIYLWNWNDKIIISDIDGTITKSDALGHILPQFGKDWTHQGIAKLYHSINENGYKFLYCSARAIGMADITRGYLHWVNDKGTILPRGPLMLSPSSLFSAFHREVIEKKPEKFKIECLNDIKNLFAPSKQPFYAAFGNRPNDVYAYMQVGVPDCRIFTVNPKGELIQEQTKGNKSSYYRLSELVEYVFPLINKEQNSAFPCPEFSSFCYWREPLPDLNMDDLA; this comes from the exons ATTGATATAGAAATTAATGGCGATGCTGTTGATCTGCATATGAAATTGGGTGACAATGGAGAAGCTTTCTTTGTGCAAGAAACCGAGGAGGAAAAT gAAAAAGTTCCTGCTTATTTGGCAACATCTCCAATACCCACTGAAGATCAGTTTTTTAAAGATACTGACAGTCATTTGAAATCAGGAGAAAATGAGAGGACATGTGCAAACTCAGAAATTCCACATTCTGGAGAAACAGAGACTGTATTCACCCCAGgttctgtgaaaaagaaaaaaagaagaagaaagaaatacaaacaaGATAGCAGGAAAGAAGACCAGATCTCTTCTGCTGGGACTGAAGAcatttttgaaatggaaataagcTCAGATGATGAGAAAAGTGTACAGCCCCTAAG AGGATCCTCAAATTCATCACCAAAGGGTGAAGAACAAAAAGAATCTTTGATTTATCATTCAAAAGACCATTACCCCTTATCGGATGGAGACTGGTCCCCTCTGGAGAA CCCTTTCTCTGAGCAAGTCTGCCCTAAAAGTGATTCAGAACTAGAAGTTAAGCCTGCTGAGAGCTTGCTCAGATCTGAATCTCACATGGAATGGACATGGGGAGGATTTCCAGAGTCAACCAAG ataagcaagaaggaaaaactgGAACATTGCAGAACAGCTACCATTACTCCATCAGAGAAGACTCATTTTAGGGTTATCCTCAGCTCTGATGAAGTTGAAGATGACGATGATGTGAAAGATTCTGTCTGTACAGTACTGAAACCTGAGCCAAGAACTCATCCGCTCCTAAAGCAGATGGATGTTAAAGACTCTCTTGCTTCTGCAATCATAGAACCTCAACTTCCATTGCCAATGGATGGTGATCATCAGTCCAGAATATTGATAGATCCTTTaccagaaacaaaaccaacagcaaAAACTGACTCTCCTTCAAAAAAGAAAG GGGTGCACAAGCGAAGTCATCACCAAGGCCCTGATGATATTTACTTGGATGACCTAAAGGCTTTGGAACCTGAAGTTGCAGCACTCTACTTTCCTAAAAG TGATTCTGATCCTGGCTTCAGGCAGTGGACAGAGTCAGATACCCTTTCTGGTTCCCAGTCACCGCAGTCAGtgggaagtgctgctgctgatagTGGTACAGAGTGCATGTCTGATTCTGCTATGGACTTGCCTGATGTTACACTTTCACTTTGTGGAGGTCTCAATGAAAATGGAGAGATTTCTAAAG AAAAATTTATGGAACATATTATTACTTATCATGAATTTGCTGAAAACCCTGGACTCATAGACAATCCTAATTTGGTAATACGGATTTATAACAG GTATTATAACTGGGCATTGGCTGCTCCAATGATTCTGAGTTTGCAAGTGTTTCAGAAGAGTTTACCTAAG GCTACTGTTGAGTCTTGGGTCAAAGAAAAGATGCCAAAGAAGTCTGGAAGGTGGTGGTTCTGGCGCAAGAAAGAAAGCATGACTAAGCAG ATACCAGAGGcaaaagaggggaaaactgAGACGCAAAGAGCAAATGAACTGCCAGCAACTATAAAAGAGCAAGTTAATAGTAG GCCTCCAGAGGATGATTCTTCTAGTGATGAAGCATCCCAGGAGTTGAAGGAATCCCTGAAAATGGAttctgccccagcagagcaTCCACCCCATGGGAACGTTCCATCTTATAAGAAGTCACTTAGACTGTCTTCAGACCAGATA GCAAAGTTGAAGCTCAGAGATGGCCCTAATGATGTTGTATTTAGTATTACAACCCAGTACCAAGGGACTTGCCGTTGTGCAGGAACAATATACCTCTGGAACTGGAATGATAAAATCATCATATCAGACATTGATGGAACAATCACCAA GTCTGATGCTTTGGGGCATATCCTCCCTCAGTTTGGCAAGGACTGGACTCATCAGGGCATTGCAAAACTCTATCATTCCATAAACGA aaaTGGCTACAAGTTCCTGTACTGTTCTGCCCGTGCCATTGGGATGGCAGATATCACCAGAGGATACCTGCACTGGGTGAATGACAAAGGAACAATTCTCCCCAGGGGCCCTCTCATGCTGTCCCCCAGCagtttgttttctgcctttcataG ggaAGTCATAGAAAAGAAGCCTGAAAAGTTCAAAATTGAATGTTTGAATGATATCAAGAATTTGTTTGCTCCCAGCAAACAGCCTTTCTATGCTGCTTTTGGAAACAGGCCCAAT GATGTATATGCCTACATGCAAGTGGGAGTTCCAGACTGTAGAATATTTACTGTGAATCCAAAGGGTGAACTGATCCAAGAACAGACTAAGGGAAACAAATCTTC GTATTACAGACTAAGCGAGCTTGTGGAATATGTGTTCCCACTGATTAATAAAGAACAGAATTCTGCATTTCCGTGCCCAGAATTCAGCTCTTTTTGCTACTGGAGGGAGCCTCTTCCTGACCTTAACATGGATGACCTGGCCTGA